The Carnobacterium mobile DSM 4848 genome includes a window with the following:
- a CDS encoding peptidoglycan DD-metalloendopeptidase family protein, whose protein sequence is MDLETLQVVLEMNTEKVQAGIDKILPSINNMMGKIERVTGKSMDQTEKNLDIDKGATNIEKQLEKMNNIMEKQMAVMEKVTERTSANVGKSMSKGFAKGRTQVNKDVDALVKDINAKMMQAKSQQEKLAFLKTQRQAATNVGDTSGVVKFDEQIANAQAAMTRYQTSAENLARTMRREFISLPKSLEGISTAMDKNEAQIESMRSKIRNLQVTYNDQLKPVGSFGKGFEDSGETKSSAKTAALIDKQTAAMNKLIAENDNLQQAYAKTQDRARALSPVISKLNTTLGSTEDYQATSKNVDKVGDSIGKSRNKLGMFSNLFNRTSRNMSKSGPSMNKPFNSVNKTLRSFVRRLLIAGLAYKSFAGMASYMGKAVLSNEQFSKSLNEVKVNLATAFYPIYTAVMPALNALISWLSKATAYMASFIATLFGTTYSAAKKGASALNENIAAMGDTGANADKAKEKVKKFQNVLAGFDEINTLDFKTDSDDDSLTGKGPANGIDFGIADPGIPAWLNTFADRFKSVLKDLFAPIKAAWDKHGKKVMDAWKYALSEVGGLISSIGKSFMEVWTNGTGERFVGNLLILLADVLNIIGDIAKAFKDAWNNNNRGTKLIQSIFNAWNGVLELLHEIAVSFRKAWNNGNGERIAGHLLEIFTNIFKTIGNIADGLKKAWREGDNGTSIFDSILGTVGDILGHINDVTDATEKWAKKLDFTPLLSSIAGLFKNIRPVVDNIGAGLSWLYRNILLPIAKWAIENALPVAIDAISEAFRFLGNVIERAKPVLSWLWENLLKPMGKWVGKKLVAELESIRDGFKFLADAVENPKKAFAELSDKTLEKFKDLKEKGGKVWGSVVEFITGGSKKSKDDAKFNFDELEVNSSSVFGNIGKLVSKIFPNLSKTISENTEAAKKSVVKNWTEVSGATVSWFGKVWSKTKDTWEEVSSKVTTKAKSAYDAASGKWKELSENTSTRFGEVSGAAKTKFTDLKDSVSKNSQNARDNAIIAWSVMKDRTGEYMTNIKDSSKKGFDQVVSWASDLGGRISKGLRDGIDGVKKAAKEMSQGLVNALGKGVNGTIKGVNWVLDKVGSDKKLAEWKVPEYAKGTNRHPGGPALVNDAPGSTYQEAYELPDGTKGLFPKVRNMMVDLPANTKVLTAARTAKEQIIPQYKNGVGNWLSEKWNGAKELAGDVWDYVKKPEELVKNAISKFTNLSKVKDPGLSIAKGAISTASSGAIQMVKDAFAFGGGGGVNFQGLVKTSDFGWRTHPITGQRKLHAGVDYGGGGGIGHPIHAQTAGKVKQAGPSGSGYGTWVNMQKGVYDYIYAHLSKALVSRGDNVKAGQKIGLMGSTGDSTGPHVHYEVRKNGSPINPETVPGVGLAAPAGRGVERWRSTIQRALSMNGLPANAVYTNAWLRQVQSESGGNEKAVQGNIGDINNRTGDLAKGLLQTISATFNAYKHSGHGNIFNGYDNALAAINYAKNRYGSTSMLGVIGHGHGYDNGGLIRQEQMIRVGEGNNDEMIIPLTKPSRALELIAQSLDYMGMDFGDLTMPTALQPSYESFALGDSSFDSSGSTENIESMADSMSSAFKKAITVILGEKQESSDSGPIEVTMVVDSDTFGKIAIKSINKQTKKTGKPQIIM, encoded by the coding sequence GTGGATTTAGAGACACTACAAGTCGTGCTAGAGATGAATACGGAGAAGGTTCAAGCTGGTATTGATAAAATTTTACCTTCAATTAATAATATGATGGGAAAAATTGAACGTGTAACTGGTAAATCAATGGACCAGACAGAAAAGAACCTGGACATTGATAAAGGTGCAACGAACATTGAGAAGCAGCTAGAAAAGATGAATAACATAATGGAAAAACAAATGGCTGTTATGGAAAAAGTAACCGAAAGAACTTCTGCTAATGTTGGTAAAAGCATGTCAAAAGGCTTTGCTAAAGGACGTACACAAGTGAACAAAGATGTAGATGCCCTCGTTAAAGATATTAATGCAAAAATGATGCAAGCTAAGTCGCAACAAGAGAAGCTAGCCTTTCTTAAAACGCAACGTCAAGCAGCTACTAACGTTGGCGATACAAGTGGTGTAGTGAAATTTGATGAACAAATAGCAAACGCTCAAGCAGCTATGACTAGGTATCAAACGTCTGCTGAAAATCTAGCGCGTACCATGAGGCGGGAATTTATTTCGTTGCCTAAATCATTAGAAGGCATTTCTACTGCAATGGACAAGAATGAAGCTCAAATCGAGAGCATGCGTTCGAAAATAAGGAATCTACAAGTTACTTATAACGATCAACTAAAACCTGTAGGTAGCTTTGGTAAAGGGTTTGAAGATAGTGGTGAAACCAAGTCTTCAGCTAAAACAGCAGCTTTAATTGATAAGCAAACGGCAGCCATGAATAAGTTGATTGCAGAAAATGACAATCTACAACAAGCTTATGCCAAGACCCAGGACAGGGCTAGGGCTCTTAGTCCGGTTATTAGTAAATTAAATACTACTTTAGGTTCTACTGAGGACTACCAAGCTACAAGTAAAAACGTAGACAAAGTAGGAGATTCAATTGGTAAAAGCAGAAACAAGTTAGGGATGTTCTCTAACCTGTTCAATCGAACAAGCAGGAATATGTCAAAAAGCGGTCCATCTATGAATAAGCCATTCAACTCTGTTAACAAGACACTTCGTTCATTTGTAAGAAGATTGCTCATTGCCGGGTTAGCTTATAAATCCTTTGCTGGAATGGCTTCTTATATGGGTAAAGCTGTTCTATCAAATGAACAATTCTCTAAATCACTAAATGAAGTGAAAGTAAATTTGGCCACGGCTTTTTATCCAATCTATACAGCAGTGATGCCGGCTTTAAATGCTTTGATTTCATGGTTATCTAAAGCAACAGCCTATATGGCGTCATTCATTGCTACTTTATTCGGAACCACATACAGCGCAGCTAAAAAGGGCGCTAGTGCTTTAAACGAAAATATAGCTGCTATGGGTGACACGGGAGCGAATGCGGATAAAGCGAAAGAGAAAGTCAAAAAGTTCCAAAACGTCTTAGCTGGATTTGATGAGATTAACACTCTTGATTTTAAAACAGATTCCGATGATGACAGCTTAACAGGTAAAGGTCCTGCTAACGGGATTGATTTTGGGATTGCCGATCCAGGTATTCCCGCATGGCTAAATACTTTTGCTGATCGATTTAAATCTGTCCTAAAAGATTTATTCGCACCGATCAAAGCAGCTTGGGATAAACATGGAAAAAAGGTCATGGATGCCTGGAAATATGCACTTAGCGAAGTAGGTGGATTGATTTCTTCCATAGGCAAGAGCTTCATGGAAGTTTGGACAAATGGAACAGGAGAACGATTTGTCGGAAACTTATTGATTTTGTTAGCGGATGTTCTAAATATTATCGGGGATATTGCAAAAGCGTTTAAAGATGCCTGGAATAATAATAACCGAGGAACGAAGCTTATCCAATCGATTTTCAATGCTTGGAACGGTGTGCTTGAATTGCTACATGAAATAGCCGTTTCATTTAGAAAAGCTTGGAATAATGGCAACGGTGAACGAATCGCAGGACATCTTTTAGAAATCTTCACTAACATTTTTAAAACTATTGGTAACATTGCTGATGGTCTAAAAAAAGCGTGGAGAGAAGGAGATAATGGCACTAGTATATTTGACAGCATTTTAGGAACTGTAGGCGATATATTAGGGCATATCAATGATGTGACAGATGCAACAGAGAAATGGGCCAAAAAGTTAGACTTTACGCCTTTACTATCTTCTATTGCTGGTTTGTTTAAAAATATCCGTCCTGTAGTTGACAATATCGGTGCTGGTTTAAGTTGGTTATACCGAAATATTTTACTTCCAATAGCTAAATGGGCCATAGAGAATGCATTACCAGTTGCTATTGATGCAATTTCTGAAGCGTTCAGATTCTTAGGAAATGTTATTGAAAGAGCCAAGCCTGTCTTAAGTTGGCTTTGGGAAAATTTATTAAAACCTATGGGTAAATGGGTTGGTAAAAAATTAGTAGCTGAATTAGAAAGTATAAGAGACGGATTTAAGTTCTTAGCAGATGCGGTTGAAAATCCTAAAAAAGCTTTTGCTGAATTATCTGACAAGACACTTGAAAAGTTTAAAGATCTAAAAGAAAAAGGCGGTAAAGTTTGGGGAAGTGTCGTCGAGTTTATAACTGGTGGATCTAAAAAGTCGAAAGATGATGCTAAATTTAATTTTGACGAGCTAGAAGTTAACAGTTCAAGCGTTTTTGGCAACATAGGAAAATTAGTTTCTAAAATATTCCCTAATTTAAGTAAAACGATATCTGAAAATACAGAAGCAGCTAAAAAATCAGTAGTCAAAAACTGGACAGAAGTATCAGGTGCTACTGTAAGCTGGTTTGGAAAAGTGTGGTCCAAGACGAAGGATACCTGGGAAGAAGTCAGTTCTAAAGTCACGACAAAAGCAAAATCAGCTTATGATGCAGCATCTGGAAAGTGGAAAGAATTGTCTGAAAACACTTCTACAAGATTTGGCGAAGTTAGCGGTGCTGCAAAAACCAAATTTACTGATTTGAAAGATTCGGTGTCTAAAAACTCACAAAATGCAAGAGATAATGCCATTATAGCCTGGTCTGTCATGAAAGATAGAACGGGTGAATATATGACTAACATCAAAGATAGTTCTAAAAAAGGGTTTGACCAAGTTGTAAGCTGGGCTTCAGATCTTGGTGGTCGTATTTCCAAAGGCTTGCGTGACGGAATTGACGGCGTAAAAAAAGCAGCTAAGGAAATGTCACAAGGTTTAGTTAATGCCCTCGGAAAAGGTGTGAACGGAACAATTAAAGGGGTCAATTGGGTACTAGACAAAGTTGGTTCAGACAAAAAACTAGCAGAGTGGAAAGTGCCGGAATACGCTAAGGGTACAAACCGACATCCGGGAGGACCCGCTTTAGTCAATGATGCTCCTGGTTCAACTTACCAAGAGGCTTACGAACTACCAGACGGAACTAAAGGTTTGTTCCCTAAAGTCCGCAATATGATGGTTGATTTGCCAGCTAACACAAAAGTTTTAACTGCTGCACGAACTGCTAAAGAACAAATCATACCTCAATATAAAAATGGAGTAGGTAATTGGTTATCAGAAAAATGGAATGGTGCAAAAGAACTAGCTGGAGATGTTTGGGATTATGTCAAAAAACCAGAAGAATTAGTTAAAAACGCCATTAGTAAATTTACCAACTTAAGCAAGGTTAAAGATCCTGGACTATCGATTGCTAAAGGGGCTATTTCTACTGCTTCATCTGGAGCAATCCAAATGGTAAAAGATGCCTTTGCTTTTGGTGGAGGTGGCGGAGTCAACTTCCAAGGTCTAGTAAAGACATCTGATTTTGGTTGGAGAACACATCCAATTACAGGACAACGTAAACTTCATGCTGGTGTCGATTATGGCGGTGGCGGCGGTATTGGCCATCCTATTCATGCACAAACAGCTGGTAAGGTTAAACAAGCTGGTCCATCAGGTAGTGGTTACGGAACATGGGTCAATATGCAAAAAGGTGTCTATGATTACATCTACGCTCACTTGTCTAAGGCCTTAGTCTCTCGTGGTGATAACGTTAAAGCCGGTCAAAAGATTGGCTTAATGGGAAGCACGGGAGATAGTACAGGGCCACACGTCCACTATGAAGTTCGTAAAAACGGAAGTCCAATTAATCCAGAAACGGTACCAGGAGTTGGACTTGCTGCACCTGCAGGTAGAGGCGTTGAAAGATGGCGCTCAACGATTCAAAGAGCATTGTCTATGAACGGATTGCCAGCGAATGCTGTATACACTAACGCGTGGTTGAGACAAGTTCAGTCTGAATCCGGCGGAAACGAAAAAGCTGTCCAAGGAAACATTGGAGATATTAACAACAGAACCGGCGACTTGGCAAAAGGGTTATTACAAACCATTTCTGCTACGTTTAATGCCTACAAACACAGTGGTCATGGAAATATATTCAATGGTTACGATAACGCTTTAGCAGCTATCAATTACGCTAAGAATCGCTATGGCTCCACAAGCATGTTAGGTGTTATTGGTCATGGTCACGGCTATGACAATGGCGGCTTAATCAGGCAAGAACAAATGATTCGAGTTGGCGAAGGTAACAATGATGAAATGATCATCCCACTAACTAAACCTAGTCGTGCGCTTGAATTAATCGCTCAATCGTTAGACTACATGGGAATGGATTTTGGTGACTTGACTATGCCAACAGCTTTACAGCCTTCTTATGAATCGTTTGCTTTAGGTGACAGTTCATTCGACAGTTCTGGTTCTACTGAAAATATTGAAAGCATGGCTGATTCAATGAGTTCAGCATTCAAGAAAGCTATAACGGTCATTTTAGGAGAAAAACAAGAATCTTCAGATAGCGGACCGATTGAAGTAACGATGGTAGTTGATTCTGATACATTTGGAAAAATCGCTATAAAGAGTATCAATAAACAAACGAAGAAAACAGGTAAACCACAAATTATTATGTAG
- a CDS encoding DUF1617 family protein, producing MKTIKLKNKEVIPVYQALENIVVEGRKPRRGKGQLQKQLSQKNTEYSEDLEEIRSDFFKKKEDGTFEVNGDSFVWLDECEKDPHLKKKANDQIKELNEEEIGIDLVEHESKIKSFFDALEKDEFTGKEGLRDEDFETLMEILEEAFEVNEDKKEEEK from the coding sequence ATGAAAACAATCAAATTAAAAAATAAAGAAGTCATTCCCGTTTATCAAGCTTTAGAAAATATCGTCGTTGAAGGCAGAAAGCCACGTCGCGGAAAGGGACAACTTCAAAAACAATTGAGTCAAAAGAACACGGAATATTCGGAAGACTTAGAAGAGATTCGTTCTGACTTCTTCAAGAAAAAAGAAGATGGAACCTTTGAAGTCAACGGCGATTCTTTTGTTTGGTTGGACGAATGCGAAAAAGACCCACATCTTAAAAAGAAAGCAAACGATCAGATTAAAGAATTGAATGAAGAAGAAATAGGAATTGATTTGGTAGAACATGAATCCAAAATAAAATCCTTTTTTGATGCTTTAGAAAAAGACGAATTTACCGGAAAAGAAGGATTACGTGATGAGGATTTCGAAACGCTGATGGAGATTTTGGAAGAGGCTTTTGAAGTAAATGAAGATAAAAAAGAGGAGGAAAAATAA
- a CDS encoding peptidoglycan recognition protein family protein → MGEVIKINRDDVINGIAGKRPGKPKGGVIHNDAGAMSAEAYLPWLISRKNRGQLPLGFAGYYGDRTTMLRVDNTNNKEWHTANPEGNTWFLGYEVVQSYYGIISDKDFLLNEDMVLRQVAEDFHFYGLKPNRNTVMLHKQFSSTTCPHRSWDLHGKSVNSVKDYFISKIAHYMSLGKTVEEMLKKEGVSAPAPTVPNTVTPQPDGKTLVVGKQAKQWETGSNIPAFVIGQRYDVLASKPVSKSRSKKAYLIGKGKVATGWLLEQDVEGFKTAGGGNTDKATPTTKPAITGTTTQSESVAGVQMFLNRWFYGKLEVDNKMGQATKKALIKALQMELNKQFKAGLNEDGAWGPKTENACITVRPGARGDISRLIQATLICKGYKVGGFDGIFLEGLEKAVKEFQRKNGLKVDGIVGKATFAALFR, encoded by the coding sequence ATGGGCGAAGTTATTAAAATTAATCGTGACGATGTTATTAATGGTATTGCTGGTAAAAGACCTGGTAAGCCAAAAGGAGGAGTAATTCACAACGATGCAGGCGCTATGTCGGCAGAAGCATACTTACCTTGGCTTATTTCTCGCAAAAACCGCGGACAACTACCTTTAGGGTTTGCTGGATATTACGGAGACCGTACAACTATGCTACGCGTAGACAACACAAATAACAAAGAATGGCATACAGCAAATCCAGAAGGCAACACATGGTTCTTAGGGTATGAAGTTGTTCAAAGTTACTACGGAATCATTTCAGACAAAGATTTCCTTTTAAATGAAGACATGGTTTTACGGCAAGTAGCTGAAGACTTCCATTTTTATGGATTGAAACCTAATCGGAATACGGTTATGTTGCATAAACAATTCTCTTCTACAACATGTCCACACCGCTCGTGGGATCTACACGGTAAGTCTGTTAATTCTGTTAAAGATTATTTCATTAGCAAAATCGCACACTATATGTCATTAGGTAAAACAGTTGAAGAAATGTTGAAAAAAGAAGGTGTTTCGGCACCAGCACCAACTGTACCAAACACAGTTACACCACAACCTGATGGAAAAACATTAGTGGTGGGAAAACAAGCTAAACAATGGGAGACAGGTTCAAATATCCCGGCGTTCGTCATTGGACAACGCTATGATGTATTAGCTTCTAAACCAGTTAGCAAATCTCGCTCTAAAAAAGCCTATTTGATCGGTAAAGGAAAGGTTGCCACTGGTTGGCTATTAGAACAAGACGTAGAAGGGTTTAAAACAGCAGGCGGAGGCAATACTGATAAAGCTACCCCTACAACCAAACCTGCTATTACAGGAACAACAACTCAGTCAGAATCAGTTGCGGGTGTGCAAATGTTCTTAAATAGATGGTTCTACGGCAAGTTAGAAGTAGATAATAAAATGGGTCAAGCAACTAAAAAAGCTTTAATCAAAGCTCTTCAAATGGAATTAAACAAACAGTTTAAAGCCGGATTAAATGAAGATGGCGCATGGGGACCTAAGACAGAAAATGCTTGCATCACGGTACGTCCAGGTGCTCGCGGAGATATCAGTCGCTTAATTCAAGCAACATTAATCTGCAAAGGCTACAAAGTCGGTGGATTCGATGGAATATTCTTAGAAGGACTTGAAAAAGCTGTTAAAGAATTCCAACGTAAAAACGGGTTGAAAGTTGATGGTATTGTAGGTAAAGCTACTTTTGCAGCGTTGTTTAGATAA
- a CDS encoding phage head-tail connector protein produces MEKYDSEKQFNILLRRYKEIEVLSDEAELLRDDFNDAEQEALNYCNRTDLDIGMASSVRDLAKIRFNQRDTEGETSRSEGGVSQSFEEGIPKKIRSQLNSYRVARARKLS; encoded by the coding sequence TTGGAAAAATATGATTCAGAAAAACAATTTAATATTTTATTGAGAAGATATAAAGAAATCGAAGTACTGTCTGATGAAGCAGAGCTGTTAAGAGATGATTTCAACGACGCGGAACAAGAAGCTTTGAACTATTGTAATCGAACAGATCTTGACATCGGTATGGCTTCTAGTGTTCGTGATCTAGCAAAAATACGGTTTAATCAAAGAGATACTGAAGGAGAGACGTCACGGTCAGAAGGTGGCGTCTCTCAATCTTTTGAAGAAGGGATTCCTAAAAAGATTCGCAGTCAATTAAACAGCTATCGAGTAGCGAGAGCGAGGAAACTTTCATGA
- a CDS encoding DUF6096 family protein, whose protein sequence is MATLLKTKKVHFGGKELVLRLDGKTIVQIENKLNKNLLSLFIDNGKMTFPKTGEMLLILHAANTTHGIKESDMYDLLDIYLSTGKSTTDLMTIIQELLDEAGFFGKKETEEENQDGGLVLLEEPEANLEEHSSLLE, encoded by the coding sequence ATGGCTACTTTATTAAAAACGAAAAAAGTTCATTTCGGTGGAAAAGAATTGGTTTTACGTCTAGATGGAAAGACGATCGTTCAAATTGAGAATAAATTAAATAAGAACTTATTATCACTTTTTATTGACAACGGAAAAATGACATTCCCTAAAACAGGTGAAATGCTGTTGATTCTACATGCTGCAAATACTACTCACGGTATTAAAGAGTCAGATATGTACGACTTGTTGGATATCTATTTATCTACTGGTAAAAGCACGACTGACCTAATGACGATTATTCAAGAGTTACTGGATGAAGCCGGTTTTTTCGGAAAGAAAGAGACGGAAGAAGAGAACCAAGATGGGGGATTGGTACTGCTAGAGGAACCGGAAGCGAATCTAGAGGAACACAGCAGCCTTCTGGAGTAA
- a CDS encoding phage tail tube protein: MKKQLLNSTKLAKMDLQRFADDPVGLLSKGSTLGYKPTGAEPGTFTTIGSVTSIPDIGSEPEKVDVTTLTDSKRQYIKGLQDQDNLTFAAVYRKSIFNTLKAAEKTDTVYDWKITYPDGTSFTFTGAFSLVFNGAEINGALAFQIIVVVSKGPDFVPAP, from the coding sequence ATGAAAAAACAATTATTAAACAGTACAAAACTAGCCAAAATGGACTTACAACGGTTTGCTGATGATCCAGTAGGCCTTTTATCTAAAGGGTCAACATTAGGCTATAAACCAACTGGTGCAGAACCAGGAACATTCACAACTATCGGATCAGTAACTTCTATTCCAGACATTGGTTCAGAACCAGAAAAAGTTGACGTAACAACATTAACTGACTCAAAACGTCAATACATTAAAGGTCTGCAGGATCAAGACAACTTAACATTTGCTGCAGTGTATCGGAAGTCAATCTTTAACACATTGAAAGCAGCTGAAAAGACGGATACCGTTTACGATTGGAAAATCACTTATCCGGATGGCACATCATTTACGTTCACAGGCGCATTTTCATTAGTATTTAACGGCGCTGAAATCAATGGCGCTTTGGCATTCCAAATTATTGTCGTGGTCTCAAAAGGACCTGACTTTGTGCCTGCACCCTAA
- the comGC gene encoding competence type IV pilus major pilin ComGC, producing MVLVLFVISILMLLIIPNVVQQKQKVDNQGTKALVTVVQTQVELYEMEQNEKAPNFEVLKAADYLSDAQLKQANEKLEISNGKVSAKSTSP from the coding sequence ATGGTTTTAGTGCTTTTTGTGATTTCAATTTTGATGTTATTGATCATACCAAATGTAGTACAGCAAAAACAAAAAGTCGATAACCAAGGTACGAAAGCACTTGTGACCGTTGTACAAACTCAAGTCGAATTATATGAGATGGAACAAAATGAAAAAGCACCTAATTTTGAAGTATTGAAAGCTGCTGATTATCTAAGCGATGCCCAATTAAAGCAGGCAAATGAAAAACTTGAAATAAGCAACGGAAAAGTCAGCGCTAAGTCTACTAGTCCATGA
- a CDS encoding Panacea domain-containing protein, with protein sequence MTKDNNYFFKSVDDLVTHLKTLNPDIGPLRLQKTLYFLYAFYGATYGSIKAGDGISEISSNTNYPTRLFEGNFEAWQYGPVFREVYFKNKAGNYDGVADKTETDYKTTKQQDVIKFVDGLVEDLDEMSDFALVDRTHQDEAWKNKFDQADPRKSSDIDNDELVAEYVKKIAETSSI encoded by the coding sequence ATGACAAAAGATAACAACTACTTTTTTAAAAGCGTAGATGATCTTGTCACTCATTTAAAAACATTAAATCCGGATATCGGGCCACTTAGATTACAAAAAACGTTGTATTTCCTCTATGCTTTTTATGGCGCAACATACGGTTCAATCAAGGCCGGCGATGGCATCTCAGAAATCAGTAGCAATACAAATTATCCAACTAGACTTTTTGAGGGTAATTTCGAAGCTTGGCAATACGGTCCGGTTTTTAGAGAGGTCTATTTTAAAAACAAAGCAGGCAATTATGATGGTGTTGCAGATAAAACAGAAACTGATTATAAAACTACTAAACAACAAGATGTAATTAAATTTGTTGATGGACTGGTGGAAGATTTGGACGAAATGAGTGATTTTGCGCTGGTAGATAGAACTCATCAAGACGAAGCGTGGAAAAATAAATTCGATCAGGCTGATCCTCGTAAAAGCAGCGATATAGATAATGACGAACTTGTAGCAGAATACGTCAAAAAAATTGCTGAGACAAGTTCTATATGA
- a CDS encoding single-stranded DNA-binding protein, with the protein MNFAILTGKVISEVKVINTENGTPLCRFTLEVDDRKFNCIVAGMKAYKFMYDVEEDAVITIEGTINDRMQLVVQKYVIESRPSYFGQIFDYKGRKMPHKKVMF; encoded by the coding sequence ATGAATTTTGCTATTTTGACAGGTAAAGTTATTTCGGAAGTTAAAGTGATCAATACGGAAAATGGCACTCCCCTATGCCGTTTCACGTTAGAAGTAGATGATCGCAAATTTAATTGTATAGTCGCTGGAATGAAGGCTTACAAATTTATGTATGACGTCGAAGAGGATGCAGTCATTACTATCGAAGGAACTATCAATGATCGGATGCAGTTAGTTGTTCAGAAGTATGTGATTGAGTCTAGACCTAGCTATTTCGGGCAGATATTTGATTATAAAGGAAGAAAGATGCCACATAAGAAGGTTATGTTTTAG
- a CDS encoding DUF6711 family protein: MAGSLAINGVQIKAPKSFNFGVMDLDGESTRNARGKMTRDIIRTGIRKIELEWGSLSDGEISSILQAVNAPFFSVSYPDAMTGGQRTGTFYVGDRTAPSYSWSDKYKSMKWEGLSMNFIEQ; this comes from the coding sequence ATGGCTGGAAGTTTAGCGATAAATGGAGTGCAAATCAAGGCTCCTAAATCTTTTAATTTTGGTGTGATGGACCTAGATGGAGAATCTACGCGTAATGCTAGAGGGAAAATGACAAGAGATATTATCCGGACAGGCATCCGCAAAATAGAATTAGAGTGGGGATCACTTAGCGATGGAGAAATATCTTCTATCCTACAAGCAGTCAATGCCCCTTTCTTTTCTGTTAGCTATCCAGATGCAATGACAGGTGGCCAAAGAACAGGAACGTTTTATGTAGGAGATCGAACAGCTCCTTCATATTCTTGGAGTGATAAATATAAGTCAATGAAATGGGAAGGTTTATCCATGAACTTTATTGAACAGTAG
- the comGF gene encoding competence type IV pilus minor pilin ComGF, producing MKLLWKAAKKRKSASGIINTNEQSNCFHLKSISLNSKGFVLLETLIGMSVLMLSVSLISFSIGQFQTIRAQTFQDRQLEWQLFLNQFEYEIKGLALSDVTASKVRFEEKNTVGKVQRIIIYQKDLKKPVFIKTTDAGGYQPLLMQVSKFSFSKKEDILILQVTFSNKETYAAQINLAQTIEVPQK from the coding sequence ATGAAATTATTGTGGAAAGCAGCCAAAAAAAGAAAATCTGCATCCGGGATAATCAACACCAACGAACAGTCGAACTGCTTTCATCTAAAATCAATCTCCCTTAACAGTAAAGGGTTTGTTTTATTAGAAACGCTTATTGGTATGTCCGTTTTAATGTTGAGTGTTTCCTTGATCAGTTTTTCAATCGGCCAATTTCAAACGATTCGCGCTCAAACTTTTCAAGATCGCCAACTAGAATGGCAGCTATTTCTAAATCAATTTGAATATGAAATCAAAGGGCTGGCACTGAGTGATGTAACGGCTAGTAAAGTAAGATTTGAAGAAAAAAATACAGTAGGAAAAGTTCAACGTATAATTATTTATCAAAAAGATCTGAAGAAACCGGTGTTTATCAAAACTACTGATGCGGGGGGTTACCAACCGTTATTGATGCAAGTCAGTAAATTTTCTTTTTCAAAAAAAGAAGATATTTTGATTTTACAAGTGACATTTTCCAACAAAGAAACGTATGCAGCCCAAATAAACCTTGCTCAAACGATTGAGGTGCCGCAAAAATGA
- the comGD gene encoding competence type IV pilus minor pilin ComGD codes for MVFIEMLLVLLITATMLSVPTVFSQKIIKDTATQLFIEDLQSSITMAQNHAVLSGNWSVIDVSAKKGMISFRTFPEAEKEVTYQLQLPENVTTPSNKQYIFNGGSGNLQSFSTLYFDIDGIRHGLVFQLGSGRYHWD; via the coding sequence ATGGTATTCATTGAAATGCTTTTAGTCTTATTGATCACAGCTACGATGTTAAGTGTTCCAACAGTATTTTCTCAAAAAATAATTAAAGATACAGCAACACAATTATTTATTGAAGATTTGCAGAGCAGCATAACAATGGCGCAAAATCATGCGGTATTATCAGGAAATTGGTCTGTAATAGATGTTTCGGCAAAGAAAGGCATGATTTCTTTTAGAACGTTTCCTGAAGCAGAAAAAGAAGTGACATATCAATTGCAGTTACCGGAAAATGTAACAACACCGTCAAACAAGCAATATATTTTTAATGGAGGCAGCGGAAATCTGCAAAGTTTTTCCACTTTGTATTTTGATATTGATGGAATACGGCATGGGTTAGTATTTCAGTTAGGAAGTGGTCGTTATCATTGGGATTAA